A single region of the Pontibacter kalidii genome encodes:
- a CDS encoding metal ABC transporter permease, giving the protein MNEFFEFFSFADANVRYVTLGSVLLAGSSAVVGCFTLLRKRALVGDAVAHAVLPGVCLAFILSGTKNPFILLLGAFITGWISLLTIDFITSRSRIKEDTAIGLVLSVFFGIGILLLTAIQHSGNAAQSGLDKFLFGKAASLVGEDLIAFSLVAVLLLVATLLFYKELTLLCFDQAYAKTIGYPVRALELLLTTLTVFAVVVGIQAVGVVLMAAMLITPAAAARFWTDRLSLMLVLAALIGAFSGVAGAYVSYTAPAMPTGPWIVLIVSMIAILSFAFAPGKGWVSRLLRQRRNKTLILEENLLKLLYQLGEQRQGTLAPHTFQEILERRAIPKKQAAAGLRKLKNQGYLMKTPEGWLLTGQGQRRGERVVRLHRLWELYLTQYLHLASDHVHEDAETIEHIITPELEQKLMEELGFPVLDPHSARIP; this is encoded by the coding sequence ATGAACGAGTTTTTTGAGTTCTTTTCTTTTGCTGATGCCAACGTACGGTATGTCACGCTGGGCTCGGTGCTGCTGGCGGGCAGCTCGGCGGTGGTGGGCTGTTTTACGCTCCTCCGCAAACGGGCGCTCGTGGGCGATGCCGTGGCGCACGCCGTACTGCCCGGCGTTTGCCTGGCATTTATACTTTCCGGCACCAAGAACCCATTCATACTTCTGTTAGGGGCTTTTATCACCGGATGGATCTCCCTGCTCACCATAGATTTTATCACCTCCCGCTCCCGCATTAAGGAAGACACGGCCATTGGCCTGGTGCTTTCCGTGTTCTTCGGCATCGGTATACTGCTGCTGACGGCCATACAGCACTCCGGCAACGCCGCCCAAAGCGGCCTCGACAAGTTCCTGTTCGGCAAGGCCGCCTCTCTGGTGGGCGAGGATCTGATCGCCTTCAGCCTGGTGGCTGTGCTGCTGCTGGTGGCTACGCTCCTGTTTTACAAAGAACTCACCCTCCTTTGCTTCGACCAGGCGTATGCCAAAACCATAGGTTACCCGGTGCGGGCGCTGGAGCTGTTGCTAACCACACTCACCGTTTTTGCCGTGGTGGTGGGCATACAGGCGGTGGGCGTTGTGCTGATGGCGGCCATGCTCATCACTCCGGCTGCTGCGGCACGCTTCTGGACCGACAGACTCAGTCTGATGCTGGTGCTGGCCGCCCTGATCGGGGCCTTTTCGGGAGTGGCGGGTGCCTACGTCTCTTATACAGCCCCAGCCATGCCAACCGGCCCTTGGATCGTGCTGATCGTGTCAATGATCGCCATACTTTCTTTTGCCTTCGCGCCGGGCAAAGGGTGGGTATCGCGCCTGCTGCGCCAGCGCCGCAACAAGACGCTGATCCTGGAGGAAAACCTGCTGAAGCTGCTCTACCAGTTAGGAGAGCAAAGGCAGGGCACGCTGGCACCACATACCTTCCAGGAGATACTGGAGAGAAGGGCTATCCCCAAAAAGCAGGCCGCCGCGGGCTTAAGAAAACTGAAAAACCAGGGATACCTAATGAAGACGCCGGAGGGCTGGTTGCTCACCGGCCAGGGCCAGCGCCGGGGCGAACGTGTGGTACGGCTGCACCGTCTTTGGGAGCTATACCTAACCCAGTACCTGCACCTGGCCTCGGACCACGTGCACGAGGATGCCGAGACCATCGAGCACATTATCACTCCTGAACTGGAGCAGAAACTGATGGAGGAACTTGGCTTCCCCGTTCTAGACCCGCACAGCGCCCGAATTCCATAG
- a CDS encoding metal ABC transporter ATP-binding protein — MILQVENPVVEVHDLTVSYDRKPVLWGIDLTLPAGALVGVIGPNGAGKSTLIKAMMDLLPAGSGYVRIFDKPINEVRGRISYVPQRESVDWDFPASVFDVVLMGRYGKLGLFKRPRKADKDAAMDALQKVGMQGYANRQISQLSGGQQQRVFLARALAQNADIYFMDEPFAGVDIATETAIIELLRTMREQGKTVIVVHHDLQSATEYFDWVVLLNLRLVASGPTEQILTQQLLEQTYGGKLTVLTKVGELLKKQEFPSRER; from the coding sequence ATGATACTTCAAGTAGAGAACCCGGTGGTAGAGGTGCACGACCTGACGGTGAGTTACGACCGGAAGCCCGTGCTGTGGGGCATCGACCTGACCTTACCGGCCGGTGCGCTGGTAGGCGTGATCGGGCCGAACGGAGCGGGCAAGTCTACGCTGATCAAAGCGATGATGGATTTGCTGCCGGCAGGCAGTGGCTACGTCAGGATTTTTGATAAACCTATAAATGAGGTGCGCGGCCGCATCAGTTACGTGCCGCAGCGCGAGTCGGTGGACTGGGATTTCCCGGCCTCGGTTTTTGATGTGGTGCTGATGGGCCGCTACGGCAAGCTGGGGCTCTTTAAACGGCCGCGCAAGGCGGATAAGGACGCTGCCATGGACGCGCTGCAGAAAGTAGGTATGCAGGGCTATGCCAACCGCCAGATCTCGCAACTGTCCGGGGGGCAACAGCAGCGCGTGTTCCTGGCCCGTGCGCTGGCGCAGAACGCCGATATTTACTTTATGGATGAGCCCTTTGCCGGGGTAGACATCGCCACCGAAACGGCCATTATCGAATTGCTGCGCACCATGCGGGAGCAAGGAAAAACCGTCATCGTGGTGCACCACGACCTGCAATCCGCCACAGAGTATTTTGACTGGGTAGTGCTGCTGAACCTGCGCCTGGTAGCCTCCGGCCCTACCGAGCAGATACTCACGCAGCAACTGCTGGAGCAAACCTACGGCGGCAAGCTTACCGTGCTCACCAAAGTAGGCGAGTTGCTCAAAAAACAGGAGTTTCCGTCAAGAGAGAGATAA
- a CDS encoding metal-dependent transcriptional regulator, producing MSHSYTEENYIKAIYKLSANGAQEVNTNAIAEVLETKAASVTDMLRKLSAKNIVNYKKYKGVSLTPQGEHVALQIIRKHRLWETFLVEKLRFNWDEVHEVAEELEHISSTLLTNRLDEFLGFPKFDPHGDPIPSETGEMKQKKQRLLSEMEVDDAGVVVGVNDSQPLFLQYLDKMGISLGSSIKVIDRIPYDNSLEIHLEDSKSLLISSEVSRNIFISA from the coding sequence ATGTCCCACAGTTATACCGAAGAGAACTACATTAAGGCAATCTATAAGCTGTCGGCTAACGGCGCGCAGGAGGTGAACACCAACGCCATTGCGGAGGTGCTCGAGACCAAAGCGGCTTCGGTGACGGACATGCTCCGCAAGCTGAGCGCCAAGAACATCGTCAACTATAAAAAGTATAAAGGCGTGTCGCTGACCCCGCAGGGGGAGCACGTGGCACTGCAGATCATTCGCAAGCACCGGCTGTGGGAGACGTTTCTGGTGGAGAAGCTGCGGTTTAACTGGGATGAGGTGCATGAGGTGGCGGAGGAACTGGAGCATATCTCCTCTACCCTGCTCACCAACCGCCTCGACGAGTTTTTGGGCTTCCCCAAATTCGACCCGCACGGCGACCCCATCCCTTCCGAAACCGGCGAGATGAAGCAGAAGAAGCAGCGGCTGCTATCGGAGATGGAGGTGGACGACGCCGGCGTGGTGGTAGGCGTAAACGACTCGCAGCCACTCTTCCTGCAGTACCTCGACAAAATGGGCATCTCGCTGGGCTCAAGTATAAAAGTCATCGACCGCATACCTTATGACAACTCCCTGGAGATACACCTGGAGGACAGTAAAAGCCTGCTCATCTCCAGCGAAGTGTCCAGGAATATTTTTATATCGGCCTAA
- the mnmE gene encoding tRNA uridine-5-carboxymethylaminomethyl(34) synthesis GTPase MnmE: MIQHINTDTIVAVATAPGVGAIAVIRLSGPEAIHITNSVFKGKDLSTQASHTIHFGTIRDEGKVLDEVLVSLFVAPHSYTKENVVEISCHGSDFIVQQIVKLLLKHGARLANAGEFTKRAFLNGQFDLAQAEAVADLISSDSALSHEVAMKQMRGGFSQEIKRLRAELVHFASMIELELDFGEEDVEFADRQQLRSLILNIQGIIRELLKSFELGNVIKNGVPTVIVGKPNAGKSTLLNKLLNEEKAIVSDVPGTTRDFIEDEINIEGITFRFIDTAGLRETTDKVEAIGVERTMQKLSQSSLIIYLFDITEVSAEEVQAELERLNPKKLPMVAVANKIDRAPADKVKAFESIENLVTISAAEGANLDDLKQALVEKVNLGKLNTQSQTIVTNLRHVDSLNKTYAALDDVLNGLGLGMSGDLVAADIRRSLYSLGEITGEITTDDLLDNIFTKFCIGK, encoded by the coding sequence TTGATCCAGCATATTAATACCGATACCATTGTAGCCGTAGCTACCGCCCCGGGCGTAGGCGCCATTGCCGTCATTCGCCTGTCGGGTCCGGAAGCTATCCATATTACCAACTCCGTTTTCAAAGGAAAAGATCTTTCCACACAAGCCAGCCACACCATTCATTTCGGTACTATCCGCGATGAGGGGAAGGTGCTGGACGAAGTGCTGGTTTCTTTGTTTGTGGCACCGCACTCCTACACGAAAGAGAATGTAGTAGAGATCTCCTGCCACGGCTCCGATTTCATCGTGCAGCAGATCGTGAAGCTGCTGCTGAAGCATGGCGCTCGTCTGGCGAATGCCGGAGAGTTTACCAAGCGTGCTTTCCTGAACGGGCAGTTCGACCTGGCCCAGGCCGAGGCCGTCGCTGACCTGATTTCTTCCGACTCCGCCCTCTCCCATGAGGTGGCCATGAAACAGATGCGGGGCGGCTTCTCACAAGAAATAAAGCGCCTGCGTGCCGAGCTGGTGCATTTTGCTTCCATGATTGAGCTGGAGCTGGATTTTGGCGAGGAGGATGTGGAGTTTGCAGACCGCCAGCAGTTGCGCTCTCTTATACTGAATATTCAAGGCATCATCCGGGAACTGCTCAAGTCTTTCGAGCTGGGCAACGTGATCAAAAACGGTGTGCCTACCGTGATCGTGGGCAAACCAAATGCCGGCAAATCTACCCTGCTCAACAAACTGCTGAACGAGGAAAAAGCTATTGTTTCGGATGTACCCGGCACCACCCGCGACTTTATTGAGGATGAGATCAACATTGAAGGTATCACCTTCCGCTTCATCGATACGGCCGGCCTCCGCGAAACAACCGATAAAGTAGAGGCCATCGGCGTGGAGCGTACCATGCAGAAACTCAGCCAATCATCGCTGATCATTTACCTTTTCGATATTACCGAGGTTTCGGCAGAGGAAGTACAGGCCGAGCTGGAAAGGCTGAACCCAAAGAAGCTACCGATGGTAGCCGTGGCCAACAAAATTGACCGTGCCCCTGCCGATAAGGTCAAGGCCTTCGAAAGTATAGAAAACCTGGTGACTATATCCGCGGCCGAGGGGGCCAACCTGGACGACCTGAAGCAGGCGCTGGTGGAGAAAGTAAACCTGGGCAAGCTTAATACTCAAAGCCAAACCATTGTAACGAACCTGCGCCACGTGGACAGCCTGAACAAAACCTACGCTGCCCTGGATGATGTACTCAATGGCCTTGGCTTAGGGATGAGCGGAGATCTGGTAGCGGCTGATATCCGCAGATCACTCTACAGCCTGGGCGAGATCACCGGTGAAATCACAACAGATGATTTGCTGGACAATATCTTCACCAAGTTCTGCATCGGCAAATAG
- a CDS encoding 3-oxoacyl-ACP synthase III family protein, whose product MRNSRIGGVGHYVPENVVTNKDLEKIMDTSDEWIRERTGIVERRYFQEGVDTTANMGAAAARKAIQMAGLEPTDIDMIVFATLSPDYVFPGSGVLLQRELGLKEIPALDVRNQCSGFIYALSVADQFIKTGMYNNVLVVGSEIHSTGLDFSTRGRGVSVIFGDGAGAVVLVPSESNDRGILSTHLHADGEFAEELAVINPGSNKKERLTHEMIEDGSIYPYMNGNMVFKHAVTRFPEVIEEALSKNGYKPGDIDLLVPHQANLRITSYIQQKMGLPAEKVMSNIQKYGNTTAASVPIALSEAFEEGRIKEGDLVCLAAFGSGFTWASALIRW is encoded by the coding sequence ATGCGTAATTCTAGAATTGGTGGCGTTGGCCACTACGTACCGGAGAACGTGGTAACGAACAAAGACCTGGAGAAGATCATGGACACCTCGGATGAGTGGATCCGGGAGCGCACGGGTATTGTGGAGCGGCGCTATTTTCAGGAGGGTGTGGACACCACAGCCAACATGGGGGCTGCCGCTGCCCGCAAAGCCATACAGATGGCCGGTCTGGAGCCAACGGATATCGATATGATCGTGTTTGCTACCCTGAGCCCGGACTATGTTTTCCCAGGTTCCGGCGTGCTGTTGCAGCGTGAGCTTGGCTTAAAGGAGATACCGGCCCTGGATGTGCGTAACCAATGCTCCGGTTTTATATACGCCCTCTCGGTGGCCGATCAGTTCATCAAGACCGGCATGTATAACAACGTGCTGGTGGTCGGTTCCGAGATCCACTCCACCGGACTGGATTTCTCTACCCGTGGCCGTGGCGTTTCGGTGATCTTTGGCGATGGCGCAGGGGCTGTGGTGCTGGTGCCTTCCGAGAGCAACGACCGAGGCATACTTTCTACGCACCTGCACGCCGACGGGGAGTTTGCCGAGGAGCTGGCCGTTATTAACCCGGGCAGCAACAAAAAAGAACGCCTGACGCATGAAATGATCGAGGATGGCAGCATTTACCCCTACATGAACGGCAACATGGTGTTTAAACACGCCGTTACCCGTTTCCCGGAGGTTATTGAGGAGGCTCTGAGCAAGAACGGCTATAAACCGGGAGATATTGACCTGCTGGTGCCGCACCAGGCCAACCTGCGCATTACCTCCTACATCCAGCAGAAGATGGGCCTGCCTGCCGAAAAGGTGATGAGCAACATCCAGAAGTATGGCAACACCACGGCCGCCTCTGTGCCTATTGCCCTGAGCGAGGCTTTTGAAGAAGGTCGTATCAAGGAGGGCGACCTGGTATGCCTGGCGGCCTTCGGTAGCGGCTTTACCTGGGCTTCTGCGTTGATTCGCTGGTAA
- a CDS encoding thioredoxin family protein, which translates to MIRRAAILSAFALALFAGCNNRNTSASLQASTTEATPVQLTALEGAAKKAEKIQWMTIEQAAARMEKEPRKIVIDVYTDWCGWCKKMDKSTFTDPKVVELVNKHFYPVKLNAEGKDAITLRGQTFTYKDEYRSHELAVALLQGQMSYPTTVYLDEKMNMLAPVPGYLDAKTFSKILRYFGENHHKSMNFQEYEKQN; encoded by the coding sequence ATGATTAGAAGAGCAGCTATACTTTCGGCCTTTGCCCTGGCCCTCTTTGCCGGTTGCAACAACCGCAATACCTCAGCCTCCCTACAGGCCTCAACCACTGAAGCCACACCAGTTCAGTTAACCGCGCTGGAAGGCGCTGCTAAAAAAGCAGAGAAAATTCAATGGATGACGATCGAACAGGCTGCCGCACGCATGGAGAAGGAGCCGCGTAAGATCGTGATAGATGTTTATACCGACTGGTGCGGCTGGTGCAAGAAAATGGACAAAAGCACATTCACGGACCCGAAGGTAGTAGAGCTGGTGAACAAGCATTTCTACCCCGTAAAGCTGAACGCCGAAGGCAAAGACGCCATCACCCTCAGGGGCCAAACCTTTACGTATAAGGACGAGTACAGGTCGCATGAACTGGCAGTGGCACTACTGCAGGGCCAGATGAGCTACCCTACCACCGTGTACCTGGACGAAAAAATGAACATGCTGGCCCCTGTGCCCGGCTACCTCGACGCCAAGACCTTCTCCAAGATCCTGCGCTATTTCGGCGAGAACCACCACAAGTCGATGAACTTCCAGGAGTACGAGAAACAGAATTAG
- a CDS encoding metal ABC transporter solute-binding protein, Zn/Mn family — MRSIYLLAILCLTLLAGACTQTETKGAMAAGKRMKILTTTSILKDAVANIVGDAAEVESVMGSGVDPHLYKATQGDLQKLMEADVIIYNGLYLEGKMGEVMEKLSRQKTVVTATASIPKEKLRASEQYADSQDPHVWFDVTLWQEVVRHLSQELQQKDPANAEVYMQNTQAYLQELDTLHQWVTQQIQTIPEQQRILITAHDAFGYFGDAYNIKVRGLQGISTVSEFGLQDVSSLVKYIAENKIKAVFVESSVSPKAIEAVVVGSRERGHEVIIGGTLYSDALGEEGTAEGTYIGMVRHNVSSMVSALK, encoded by the coding sequence ATGAGATCGATCTACTTACTGGCCATACTTTGCCTCACCCTACTTGCCGGCGCCTGTACGCAAACAGAAACCAAAGGCGCCATGGCAGCGGGCAAGCGTATGAAAATACTCACCACCACCAGCATCCTCAAAGACGCCGTGGCCAACATCGTGGGCGACGCCGCCGAAGTGGAGTCGGTGATGGGCAGCGGCGTAGACCCGCACCTCTACAAGGCCACCCAAGGCGACCTGCAGAAGCTGATGGAGGCAGACGTAATTATCTACAACGGCCTGTACCTGGAGGGCAAAATGGGCGAGGTGATGGAAAAGCTGAGCCGCCAGAAAACGGTTGTAACCGCCACGGCAAGTATACCGAAAGAAAAACTCCGCGCCTCTGAACAGTACGCCGATAGCCAGGACCCGCATGTATGGTTCGATGTGACGCTGTGGCAGGAGGTAGTGAGGCACCTGAGCCAGGAACTGCAACAGAAAGATCCTGCCAACGCCGAAGTATACATGCAGAACACCCAAGCCTACCTGCAGGAGCTCGACACGCTTCACCAGTGGGTAACACAACAAATACAGACTATACCGGAGCAGCAGCGCATCCTCATCACGGCGCACGATGCCTTTGGGTACTTCGGTGATGCCTATAATATAAAGGTGCGCGGGCTTCAGGGTATTTCCACGGTATCGGAGTTTGGCTTACAGGATGTGTCGTCGCTGGTAAAGTATATCGCTGAAAACAAGATCAAAGCCGTATTTGTGGAGTCATCGGTCTCGCCGAAGGCCATTGAGGCCGTGGTGGTTGGAAGCAGGGAACGGGGGCATGAGGTAATAATCGGCGGCACCTTATACTCAGATGCCTTGGGAGAGGAAGGAACAGCAGAGGGCACTTACATTGGTATGGTGCGGCATAACGTGAGCAGCATGGTGTCAGCTTTAAAATAA
- a CDS encoding metal ABC transporter permease — MNAFWIILTGSLVATCCSLLGCYLILRRMAMVGDAISHAVLPGIVIAFLFTGSRESVPMLIGAGLLGVLTTFLIEFFHRYARVQADAAIGVTFTWLFAIGIILISVFAGQVDLDQDCVLYGEIAYVPLDLWITEGGLSLGPRTVWTLAVVTMLIILFIILGYKELFLTTFDPAYAAAIGISTTVWYYSLMTAVSITTVASFESVGAILVVALLVAPPATAYLLTDNFKHMLLLSVLAGILASAAGYYLAVWIDGSIAGAIATVTGMEFMLAFLFSPTRGILVKRKQLQPVQH, encoded by the coding sequence TTGAACGCCTTTTGGATCATACTTACCGGATCGTTGGTAGCTACCTGCTGTAGTCTGCTGGGTTGTTACCTCATCCTGCGGCGCATGGCCATGGTGGGCGATGCTATCTCGCATGCTGTGTTGCCGGGCATTGTCATTGCTTTCCTGTTCACTGGCTCGCGGGAATCGGTGCCGATGCTGATCGGGGCCGGTTTACTGGGCGTGCTGACTACGTTCCTCATTGAGTTCTTCCACCGCTATGCCCGCGTACAGGCCGATGCCGCGATCGGTGTCACGTTTACCTGGCTGTTTGCCATCGGTATCATCCTTATCTCGGTATTTGCCGGCCAGGTGGACCTAGACCAGGACTGCGTGCTCTACGGTGAGATTGCTTACGTGCCGCTGGATCTATGGATTACAGAGGGAGGCCTAAGCCTCGGCCCCCGCACCGTCTGGACCTTGGCTGTGGTAACTATGTTGATCATACTTTTCATCATACTAGGGTATAAGGAGCTTTTTCTCACCACCTTCGACCCAGCCTATGCAGCGGCCATAGGCATCTCCACCACGGTCTGGTATTACTCCCTCATGACGGCCGTCTCTATCACCACCGTGGCCTCCTTTGAGTCGGTGGGTGCCATATTGGTGGTGGCGCTCCTGGTAGCCCCTCCGGCTACAGCCTACCTGCTTACCGACAATTTTAAGCATATGCTCCTGCTGTCGGTGCTGGCAGGTATACTTGCCTCCGCAGCCGGCTATTACCTGGCCGTCTGGATTGACGGTTCCATTGCCGGGGCCATTGCCACTGTTACAGGTATGGAATTTATGTTGGCATTCCTCTTCTCCCCAACCCGGGGTATACTTGTCAAAAGGAAGCAACTACAGCCTGTGCAGCATTAA